In one Mucilaginibacter ginsenosidivorax genomic region, the following are encoded:
- a CDS encoding hybrid sensor histidine kinase/response regulator transcription factor encodes MRIKLYIVVSALFFAYTNNFAQNSQYQFSRLNISNGLSHNKVTCIFKDAKGFMWFGTASGLNRYDGYTFKVFKHDANNKNSINDDFINNIFEGPDKKLWITTPAGYSFYDPETEQFNNDVSSVLLACKLPGYPFVSKILHNGKGDFWFLCPNSGLYRYNELKKTATRYYHHHSSSPSLYSNSVTDMEQDASGNLWLAYNDGAVELFDVKRNAITYHTDIFKKAANNRGRDYSITIDSDGDLWVFNPNMDSGVYYYSRRTGRFRYITKESAETPLTSNNITNIVQADDGLMWISTDHGGINLLDKKSGRITYLLNREDDAKSLGQNTASLYKDNKGIIWARTLREGISYYHKNIIRFPLYRHFASDPRSLRFEDVNKFAGDKKGNLWIGTNGGGLIYFDRKTGEFTQYKHDPANPNSLSSDIIVSLCIDHDQQLWIGTYFGGLDHFDGKKFIHYKHNDKVPTSIADDRVWNILEDSSNRLWIGTFAAGLQIFDRDKQIFSSPFKQTDIRAPYVSALFEDTKGNLWVGGYLGIDKILKNGRGVIHYNNKNNDPNSLTGDDINSITQDSRGLMWIATRDGLSILNPESNRFISLTKKDGLPDNQVLNALEDNSGAMWLSTSNGLGRITLIPGNGTYKFQFENFDETDGLQGREFSINAALKTNRGELVFGGSHGFNIFDPQSIHPNIDEPKLIFTGFQLFNKTVAANEEIDGHIVLSKAISATQEITLNHSENVFTIEFAAINFFNPNKITHQYMMEGFDKGWLTASNATRKATYTNLDGGDYTFKVRAIGQDGKWKPSYIKLKIKVLPPFWKSTLAYVIYLLLIAGTLFLIRRRGIQKIRRQFIAEKEKFIAEKEKQEAKLLIEQERQEVKRMQDLDQLKTKFLTNVSHEFRTPISLIMAPVEKMLTRADQEQQQQLGMIGKNARRLLNLVNQLLDFRKMEVQELKLHSKPGDIVKFINEIYLSFTDIAEQKEIDFIFDTSIDSLFTDFDHDKIERILFNLLSNAFKFTLPGGQVSLLLNADSEIGDAPLEIKVIDTGIGIPHEKQGKIFERFFQHDIPESMINQGSGIGLAITHEFVKMHGGEITVESEPDHGSCFTVKLPFVIYNSRETEMPSDDDINYDSVNEIIHNEDKSIVKEPRSNKKPVVLLVEDNDDFRFYLKDNLKDVFFLIEASNGREGWQKALSQHPDIIISDISMPETTGIELCKKLKKDKRTSHIPVVLLTALTGDEEQIKGLEIGANDYITKPFNFEILLSKIKNILTLRDTYKRTYKKQMDVQLQETPLENEDEKLLRCIVEYIESNIVNENLSVMELSSKMNMSRVSLYKKVLMLTGKSPVDFIRSIRLKKAVYLLETSQLTISQIGYEVGFNSPKYFTKAFKDEYNIPPSAYVSSIRQQKLEEKNS; translated from the coding sequence ATGCGTATAAAACTTTATATTGTCGTTTCAGCATTGTTTTTTGCTTACACGAACAATTTTGCGCAAAACAGCCAATACCAGTTTTCGCGGCTCAATATAAGCAACGGGCTCTCTCACAACAAGGTTACTTGCATATTTAAAGATGCCAAAGGCTTCATGTGGTTCGGTACGGCTTCGGGCCTTAACCGTTATGACGGTTATACTTTCAAGGTATTTAAGCACGACGCAAATAATAAAAACTCCATTAATGACGATTTTATAAACAATATTTTTGAAGGGCCTGACAAAAAATTATGGATAACAACCCCGGCCGGATATTCCTTTTATGACCCCGAAACGGAGCAGTTTAACAATGACGTATCTTCAGTGCTCCTTGCTTGCAAACTTCCGGGGTATCCGTTTGTTTCCAAAATACTTCACAACGGGAAAGGCGACTTCTGGTTTTTGTGCCCCAATTCGGGCCTTTACAGGTATAATGAACTAAAAAAAACTGCCACGCGCTATTATCATCACCACAGTTCCAGCCCATCATTATATTCAAATTCTGTCACAGACATGGAGCAGGATGCAAGCGGGAATTTATGGCTTGCTTATAACGATGGCGCGGTAGAGTTATTTGATGTAAAACGCAATGCAATTACGTACCATACCGATATTTTTAAAAAAGCCGCTAATAACAGGGGGCGGGACTATTCGATAACTATCGATAGCGATGGCGATCTCTGGGTGTTTAACCCCAATATGGATTCCGGCGTTTATTATTACAGCCGCCGTACCGGCCGGTTTCGGTACATCACAAAAGAATCGGCAGAAACTCCGCTTACATCCAATAACATTACTAATATCGTTCAGGCTGACGACGGCCTTATGTGGATCTCCACCGATCATGGCGGAATAAACTTATTGGATAAAAAAAGCGGCAGAATTACTTATTTACTGAACAGGGAAGATGATGCAAAATCGTTAGGGCAGAACACGGCATCGCTTTACAAAGACAACAAAGGCATTATTTGGGCCCGTACACTCAGAGAGGGGATAAGTTATTATCATAAAAATATTATCAGGTTCCCGTTATACAGGCACTTTGCCTCAGATCCCCGGAGCCTTAGGTTTGAAGATGTTAATAAGTTTGCCGGGGATAAAAAAGGTAATTTATGGATTGGGACCAATGGGGGCGGTTTAATTTATTTTGATCGTAAAACAGGCGAGTTTACCCAGTATAAACACGATCCGGCAAACCCGAACAGCCTCAGTAGTGATATTATTGTAAGCTTATGTATCGACCATGATCAGCAACTATGGATAGGTACCTATTTTGGCGGGCTGGATCATTTTGACGGAAAAAAATTTATACACTACAAACACAATGACAAGGTACCCACAAGCATTGCTGATGACCGGGTATGGAATATCCTGGAAGATTCATCGAACCGGTTATGGATAGGCACTTTTGCGGCGGGTTTGCAAATATTTGACAGAGACAAACAAATATTTTCATCTCCCTTTAAGCAAACGGATATCAGGGCGCCTTATGTATCCGCACTCTTTGAGGACACCAAAGGTAATCTCTGGGTAGGAGGATATTTGGGCATAGATAAAATATTAAAAAACGGACGTGGCGTTATTCATTATAATAATAAGAATAACGACCCTAACAGTTTGACCGGCGATGATATCAATAGTATCACCCAGGATAGTCGCGGCTTGATGTGGATAGCGACAAGGGACGGACTGAGCATATTGAACCCCGAATCCAACCGTTTTATTTCGCTGACTAAAAAAGACGGGCTGCCCGACAACCAGGTGTTGAATGCATTGGAAGATAACAGCGGGGCCATGTGGCTAAGTACATCAAACGGGCTGGGCCGGATAACGTTGATACCAGGCAACGGCACCTATAAGTTTCAATTTGAAAACTTTGACGAAACGGATGGCCTGCAGGGCAGGGAGTTCAGTATAAATGCAGCTTTAAAAACTAATAGAGGGGAATTGGTATTTGGCGGCTCGCACGGCTTCAATATTTTTGACCCACAGAGTATACATCCGAATATTGATGAGCCCAAATTAATTTTCACCGGGTTTCAATTATTCAACAAAACCGTAGCAGCCAATGAAGAAATTGACGGCCATATCGTATTATCTAAAGCAATTTCGGCCACACAGGAGATAACCCTGAATCACAGCGAAAATGTGTTTACCATTGAATTTGCCGCCATCAATTTCTTTAACCCCAATAAAATAACGCACCAGTATATGATGGAGGGTTTTGATAAAGGGTGGCTTACTGCAAGCAATGCCACTCGGAAAGCTACCTATACCAACCTTGACGGAGGCGATTATACTTTTAAGGTACGGGCTATTGGCCAGGACGGAAAATGGAAACCCAGCTATATAAAATTAAAAATTAAAGTATTGCCCCCGTTCTGGAAATCTACTTTGGCTTATGTTATTTACCTGTTGCTGATAGCCGGAACGCTTTTTTTGATACGCCGGCGCGGAATACAAAAAATAAGAAGACAATTTATAGCAGAGAAAGAAAAATTTATAGCAGAGAAAGAAAAACAGGAAGCAAAGCTGTTAATTGAACAAGAGCGGCAGGAAGTTAAGCGAATGCAAGATCTTGATCAACTGAAAACTAAATTTTTGACCAACGTAAGCCACGAGTTCCGGACACCGATTTCGCTGATTATGGCACCGGTCGAAAAAATGCTTACCCGCGCTGATCAGGAACAGCAACAACAGCTGGGCATGATAGGGAAAAACGCCAGGCGATTATTGAACCTGGTAAACCAGTTGCTTGATTTTAGGAAAATGGAAGTTCAGGAGTTGAAACTACATAGCAAGCCAGGAGATATTGTGAAGTTCATCAACGAGATATACCTTTCATTTACTGATATCGCTGAACAAAAAGAGATTGATTTTATTTTTGATACCTCGATTGATTCGCTGTTTACTGATTTTGACCATGATAAGATAGAAAGGATATTGTTTAACCTGTTATCAAATGCCTTTAAATTTACACTGCCCGGCGGCCAGGTAAGCCTATTGCTTAATGCAGATAGCGAAATTGGCGACGCTCCGCTTGAAATTAAAGTGATTGATACCGGTATTGGTATTCCGCATGAAAAACAGGGTAAAATTTTCGAACGTTTTTTTCAACACGATATTCCCGAGTCGATGATTAACCAGGGCAGCGGCATTGGCCTTGCCATTACGCACGAGTTTGTGAAGATGCACGGAGGAGAAATAACAGTTGAGAGTGAGCCCGATCATGGCAGTTGCTTTACCGTTAAATTACCGTTTGTTATCTATAACAGTAGGGAAACAGAGATGCCATCTGACGATGACATTAATTACGATAGTGTAAACGAAATTATTCATAATGAAGATAAAAGTATTGTCAAAGAGCCGCGATCAAATAAAAAGCCGGTAGTTCTGTTAGTTGAGGATAACGACGATTTTCGTTTTTACCTGAAAGACAATTTAAAGGATGTGTTTTTTTTAATCGAAGCTTCAAACGGCAGGGAAGGCTGGCAAAAAGCCCTATCGCAACATCCTGATATTATCATAAGTGATATCAGCATGCCCGAGACGACAGGAATTGAGTTGTGTAAAAAGCTAAAGAAGGACAAGCGTACATCGCACATCCCCGTTGTGCTGTTAACCGCCTTAACGGGTGACGAAGAACAGATAAAGGGCCTGGAAATTGGCGCCAATGATTACATAACAAAACCATTTAATTTTGAAATACTCCTTTCAAAAATCAAAAATATCTTAACTCTTAGGGACACCTATAAACGCACGTACAAAAAGCAGATGGATGTGCAATTGCAGGAAACTCCCTTAGAAAATGAAGATGAAAAACTGTTAAGGTGTATTGTTGAATATATAGAATCGAATATAGTAAACGAAAACCTTTCGGTAATGGAACTAAGCAGCAAGATGAATATGAGCCGGGTATCACTTTATAAAAAAGTTTTAATGCTTACGGGTAAGTCACCTGTTGACTTTATCCGTTCTATAAGACTTAAAAAAGCCGTGTACTTGCTGGAGACCAGCCAGTTGACGATCAGCCAGATTGGCTACGAAGTTGGCTTTAATTCGCCCAAATATTTTACAAAAGCATTTAAGGATGAGTATAACATCCCGCCCTCTGCTTATGTCAGTTCAATTCGTCAACAGAAACTGGAAGAAAAGAACAGTTAA
- a CDS encoding cellulase family glycosylhydrolase: protein MTSTAPQIAANMTLGINIGNTLEAQYNENGWGQPNITQALIDGYKRMGFNAIRIPCNWNWSHVPDSTTAKIDPAWLARVQQVVQYCINDGMYAILNIHWDGGWLELNCTTAAQAAVNAKQKALWEQIATQMRGFDQHLLFASANEPNATDTTGMRVLLSYHQTFINAVRSTGGHNSYRTLVIQGPKGGDMIYTDSLMNTMPTDPASSRLMVEIHNYTPWNFTLLDKDASYGNRFFYWGSGYHTTFDVANNPTWGEESYISGEYQRMQRKFTSKGIPVIMGEFAVMERPLTGDSLNFNLASKAYWYNYNVHQALANGLHPFLWDVGHLINRSTYAVQDQRELAALVQGTQTNSTQTFQAGGVYQIINRYSFKPLEIGGWLSANGSLADQWDYNGGANQQFKVQAAANGSYLLTPMHISGRCLEVWGWSGANSSPVDIWDYTGTGNPNQNWLIQPTYDGFYKIINVNSGKALEVGLGNNAAVPFRNGSVADQFDYFGGKNQQWAFVKI from the coding sequence ATGACCAGTACCGCACCTCAAATCGCTGCAAATATGACCTTAGGTATCAATATTGGCAACACACTGGAAGCCCAATATAACGAAAACGGGTGGGGACAACCCAATATTACCCAGGCACTCATCGACGGCTATAAACGAATGGGGTTTAACGCCATAAGGATTCCCTGCAATTGGAATTGGTCGCATGTACCAGATTCAACAACTGCAAAAATAGACCCAGCCTGGCTTGCCCGTGTGCAGCAGGTTGTGCAATACTGCATTAACGATGGGATGTATGCGATATTAAATATACATTGGGACGGCGGATGGTTGGAACTTAATTGCACAACCGCCGCGCAGGCCGCCGTTAATGCCAAACAAAAAGCACTTTGGGAACAAATTGCAACACAAATGCGTGGTTTTGATCAACACCTGCTTTTTGCCAGCGCGAATGAGCCTAACGCAACGGATACTACAGGGATGAGAGTTCTGCTCTCTTATCATCAAACTTTTATCAACGCGGTGAGGTCAACCGGCGGACACAACAGTTACAGGACGCTGGTAATCCAGGGTCCCAAGGGAGGTGATATGATTTATACAGACAGTCTGATGAACACCATGCCAACTGATCCGGCATCCAGTCGTTTGATGGTGGAAATCCATAACTACACTCCCTGGAACTTCACTTTGTTGGACAAAGACGCATCATATGGTAACAGGTTTTTCTATTGGGGCTCGGGATATCACACCACTTTCGATGTTGCGAACAATCCGACCTGGGGTGAGGAATCGTATATTAGCGGAGAATACCAAAGGATGCAGAGAAAGTTTACAAGCAAAGGCATCCCGGTAATAATGGGCGAATTTGCAGTAATGGAGCGACCCCTTACGGGCGACTCTTTAAATTTCAATCTTGCTTCCAAAGCATATTGGTATAATTACAATGTGCATCAGGCTTTGGCGAACGGTTTACACCCATTTCTTTGGGACGTTGGGCATCTCATCAACAGGTCAACTTACGCGGTACAAGATCAACGTGAATTAGCGGCCCTTGTACAAGGGACACAAACTAACTCAACTCAAACATTTCAGGCTGGTGGTGTGTACCAAATCATCAATAGGTATAGTTTTAAGCCTTTAGAGATAGGTGGCTGGTTAAGTGCTAATGGGTCGCTGGCAGATCAATGGGATTATAATGGCGGAGCAAATCAGCAATTTAAAGTGCAGGCTGCGGCAAATGGCAGCTACCTGTTAACCCCCATGCACATTAGCGGTAGGTGTTTGGAGGTATGGGGTTGGTCTGGCGCTAACAGCAGTCCCGTGGATATTTGGGATTATACAGGTACTGGCAATCCCAATCAAAACTGGTTAATTCAGCCCACCTACGATGGATTCTATAAAATCATAAACGTAAATAGCGGAAAAGCCCTCGAAGTTGGGTTAGGAAATAATGCGGCAGTTCCATTCAGAAATGGTAGTGTGGCCGACCAATTTGATTACTTTGGAGGCAAAAACCAGCAATGGGCGTTTGTGAAAATATAA
- a CDS encoding DUF3667 domain-containing protein, with amino-acid sequence MGKTLKKTTQKINTTIICKNCGCQVSGDFCSSCGQRADTQRLNMHFILHELQHGLIHFDKGVLYTAKQLLTRPGHTIRDFLEGKRVRHFQPLSFAIVLATFYGLLWHYLIFDRLHASLIDPRNDITRASGKIITWITEHFAFDGLILIITSTMVSYVIFKKRKYNLAEHLVLNTYLMGLFLIVSLLVFPIVYIFGNALTLQYGIVQQGFLLVLMCWCYSQFFNNTSKAKIIGLTLGAFFIISLLNLAIGYFAGWIVTQF; translated from the coding sequence ATGGGGAAAACATTGAAAAAAACTACTCAGAAAATAAATACTACGATCATTTGCAAAAATTGCGGTTGCCAGGTATCGGGCGATTTTTGTAGTAGTTGTGGACAACGGGCAGACACCCAGAGACTGAACATGCATTTTATTTTGCATGAGCTGCAACATGGACTGATTCATTTTGACAAAGGGGTTTTGTACACTGCTAAGCAACTTCTGACAAGACCCGGTCACACTATCCGCGATTTTTTGGAAGGAAAAAGAGTCAGGCATTTTCAGCCACTATCCTTTGCTATTGTACTTGCCACTTTTTATGGATTACTCTGGCATTACTTAATTTTCGACCGGCTTCACGCGAGTCTAATTGACCCCAGAAACGACATAACCAGGGCTTCCGGAAAAATCATTACCTGGATAACTGAGCATTTTGCTTTTGACGGTCTGATCCTGATCATAACCAGCACCATGGTTTCTTATGTCATTTTTAAAAAACGGAAATATAATCTTGCAGAACACCTCGTTTTGAATACATACTTAATGGGATTGTTTTTAATTGTTAGCCTGCTCGTTTTTCCCATTGTATATATTTTCGGTAACGCATTAACTCTCCAATATGGCATAGTCCAACAGGGTTTTCTACTCGTTTTAATGTGCTGGTGTTATTCCCAGTTCTTCAACAATACTTCGAAAGCTAAAATAATCGGCCTCACTTTAGGTGCCTTTTTTATTATTTCGCTTCTAAATCTGGCTATTGGATATTTTGCCGGTTGGATTGTGACGCAATTTTAG
- a CDS encoding SDR family oxidoreductase gives MKAENLSGTNVRVTVVFPGGVSTNILSNSGLVDRLPSSAEGARKILSADKAAAMIIAGMEQNRYRVLVGKDAKMLDLLYRLNPAYAAGLIAKKMGALLF, from the coding sequence ATGAAAGCTGAGAACTTGTCGGGCACGAATGTAAGAGTGACTGTAGTATTTCCAGGCGGTGTTAGCACCAATATCCTATCCAATTCGGGCCTTGTAGACCGACTGCCCTCTTCCGCAGAAGGGGCACGGAAGATTCTTTCTGCCGATAAGGCAGCGGCGATGATTATCGCGGGGATGGAGCAAAACCGTTACCGGGTGTTGGTGGGCAAGGATGCTAAAATGTTGGACCTCCTTTATCGCTTGAACCCTGCGTATGCGGCAGGACTGATCGCAAAGAAAATGGGGGCATTACTTTTTTGA